From a single Chloracidobacterium thermophilum B genomic region:
- a CDS encoding HepT-like ribonuclease domain-containing protein: protein MSKTWFLRHLQIIGEAARALPEEVRMLAAEIPWTKIIGMRNVLVHGYFEIDTDVVWHTVQRDIPALKSAVERFLQRLEAEEP from the coding sequence ATGTCAAAAACGTGGTTTCTTCGGCATCTTCAAATCATTGGTGAGGCAGCCCGCGCCTTGCCAGAAGAGGTTCGGATGCTGGCGGCTGAGATTCCCTGGACCAAAATCATCGGTATGCGCAACGTCCTGGTGCATGGTTACTTCGAGATAGACACCGACGTTGTTTGGCATACCGTGCAGCGTGACATACCGGCCCTGAAATCAGCAGTTGAGCGATTCTTGCAGCGCCTCGAAGCTGAAGAACCCTGA
- a CDS encoding RNA-guided endonuclease InsQ/TnpB family protein, translated as MRKAEKRLKRHQRRLSRKFKKGAKPQSKNYHKQKKRLGKAHLKVQRQRKDWVIKLARCVVASHDVVVYEDLQVKNLVKNHHLAKSIHDASWSQFTQWLDYYGKVWDKAVVSVPPQYTTQDCSNCGHRVVKTLSTRTHSCPKCGFESDRDQNAALNILKKGLSILGMEWQNSTFGQKGTASKEGTLGERCTAALEGQPDEVSALAEPRTRIPCL; from the coding sequence CTGCGGAAAGCAGAGAAGCGGCTAAAGCGCCACCAGCGCAGGTTGAGTAGGAAGTTCAAGAAAGGGGCGAAACCTCAATCTAAGAACTACCACAAGCAAAAGAAAAGACTAGGCAAAGCACATCTGAAAGTCCAACGCCAGCGTAAAGACTGGGTGATTAAGTTAGCTCGGTGCGTGGTGGCATCTCACGATGTCGTGGTGTACGAAGACTTGCAGGTGAAGAACCTGGTCAAGAACCATCATCTTGCCAAATCCATTCATGATGCTAGCTGGTCGCAGTTCACCCAGTGGTTAGACTACTACGGTAAGGTATGGGACAAGGCAGTAGTCAGCGTACCGCCGCAGTACACCACACAGGACTGTAGTAACTGTGGGCATAGGGTAGTAAAAACCCTATCCACCAGAACCCATAGTTGTCCTAAATGTGGATTTGAATCAGACAGAGACCAGAATGCGGCTTTGAACATCCTCAAGAAGGGACTAAGCATCTTGGGAATGGAGTGGCAAAACAGTACCTTTGGGCAAAAGGGAACTGCCTCGAAAGAGGGAACGCTTGGGGAGAGATGCACCGCTGCTTTAGAGGGGCAACCTGATGAAGTAAGTGCGCTCGCAGAACCAAGAACAAGAATCCCCTGCCTTTAG
- a CDS encoding RNA-guided endonuclease InsQ/TnpB family protein: MRVMEAKLLNGTAEQYQALDEAIRTAQFVRNKCVRYWMDNKSVNKAVLYAHCKDLAKEFDFVRKLNSAARQASAERAWASISRFDTNCRNKAVKKGYPQFKKNCRSVEYKLSGWKLSPDGMSITFTDGFNAGTFALYCNGEARHHILNSKINRVRVIRRADGYYAQFCLDVERKEQGAYTGNVIGIDLGLKGFLHRPERQPCRVS, from the coding sequence ATGAGAGTCATGGAAGCCAAGCTACTCAACGGGACAGCAGAGCAGTATCAGGCTCTGGATGAAGCCATCCGTACCGCACAGTTTGTCAGAAACAAATGTGTGCGGTACTGGATGGACAACAAGAGCGTCAACAAAGCTGTTCTCTATGCCCATTGCAAAGACCTGGCCAAAGAGTTTGACTTTGTCAGGAAGTTAAACTCAGCGGCAAGGCAGGCAAGTGCAGAGCGAGCTTGGGCTTCCATTTCCCGGTTCGATACCAACTGCAGAAACAAGGCGGTCAAGAAAGGCTATCCGCAGTTCAAGAAGAACTGTCGGTCGGTCGAGTACAAGCTGTCCGGCTGGAAGCTGTCTCCTGACGGCATGTCCATCACGTTCACCGACGGCTTCAACGCAGGAACATTCGCCTTGTACTGCAATGGTGAGGCAAGACACCATATCCTAAACTCCAAAATCAATCGGGTGCGGGTGATACGCAGGGCAGATGGGTACTATGCCCAGTTCTGCTTGGATGTGGAGCGCAAAGAGCAGGGAGCATACACAGGCAATGTTATTGGCATTGACTTGGGCTTAAAGGGCTTTCTACACCGACCAGAACGGCAACCCTGTAGAGTGTCCTAA
- a CDS encoding restriction endonuclease subunit S: protein MMDGLKPYPAYKDSGVPWLGQVPEHWELKPLKRLVRLNASVLPDTTPADYEFRYIDIGTVGTGFLTREPQRLRFGNAPSRARRVLHMGVTIISTVRTYLKAVYYVDKDAEALVCSTGFAVLTPGPSTQPKYVSYLVQSNTFTDRVTAESVGTAYPAIAEGRLGSFYVPVPPLPEQTAIVRFLDYMDRSWKPDGRFLISEGSSMTWSSFWVAAWMW from the coding sequence ATGATGGACGGCCTCAAGCCCTACCCCGCCTACAAAGACTCCGGCGTCCCGTGGCTGGGCCAGGTGCCGGAGCATTGGGAACTCAAGCCGCTCAAACGGTTGGTACGGTTAAATGCGAGTGTCCTGCCAGACACTACTCCTGCTGACTATGAATTCCGGTACATTGACATAGGTACGGTGGGCACAGGTTTTCTAACCAGAGAGCCACAACGGCTGCGATTTGGTAACGCCCCCTCCCGCGCCAGACGAGTTCTCCATATGGGAGTTACCATTATCTCAACCGTTCGAACTTACCTGAAGGCGGTCTATTATGTGGACAAAGACGCAGAGGCTCTAGTGTGTTCGACCGGCTTTGCTGTTTTGACGCCAGGACCCAGCACACAGCCGAAATACGTGAGCTACTTGGTGCAGAGCAATACTTTCACTGATCGTGTAACTGCCGAATCGGTTGGCACAGCTTACCCGGCAATTGCCGAGGGGCGACTTGGGTCGTTCTATGTCCCCGTTCCCCCCCTCCCCGAACAAACCGCCATCGTCCGCTTCCTCGATTACATGGACCGGAGTTGGAAACCGGACGGTCGCTTTTTGATCTCGGAGGGCTCCAGTATGACCTGGAGCAGCTTTTGGGTTGCCGCGTGGATGTGGTGA
- a CDS encoding DUF262 domain-containing protein produces the protein MRYSVTPHPIETLLTWVKSGEIAIPEIQRPFVWDATKVRNLLDSLYRGYPVGYLITWRNPTVKLKDGTLSAGKRILIDGQQRITALMAALLGRKVITKDYDTVRSGLPSTRKKSALRSATPPSRKILPGWRMSPSCSRPPQAFSRS, from the coding sequence ATGCGCTACTCAGTCACTCCGCATCCCATTGAAACCCTATTGACCTGGGTGAAATCCGGCGAGATCGCCATACCCGAAATCCAACGGCCCTTCGTCTGGGATGCCACCAAGGTGCGCAACCTGCTCGATTCCCTTTACCGTGGGTATCCCGTCGGCTACTTGATCACCTGGCGCAACCCAACAGTCAAGCTCAAGGATGGCACGTTATCCGCCGGCAAGCGCATTCTGATTGATGGCCAGCAACGGATCACGGCGCTGATGGCAGCCCTCCTGGGCAGGAAGGTCATCACCAAGGACTACGATACCGTCCGATCCGGATTGCCTTCCACCCGCAAGAAGAGCGCTTTGAGGTCAGCAACCCCGCCATCGCGAAAGATCCTGCCTGGTTGGAGGATGTCGCCGAGCTGTTCTCGCCCTCCGCAAGCGTTTTCCAGATCGTGA
- a CDS encoding type I restriction enzyme endonuclease domain-containing protein, protein MVESVGRARFPDEIEVEEIERKGRLKTKWAQLEAVVGAEKRLKLIARDIVEHFERRLEALEGKAMIVCMSRRICVELYNEIVLLRPEWHHEDDDKGQIKVVMTGSAADPTDWQPHIRDKRRREALANRFRDPRDPFRIVIVRDMWLTGFDCPSLHTMYVDKPMRGHGLMQAIARVNRVFRDKPGGLVVDYLGLAHELKAALATYTESGGTGRTALDQKEAVAVMLEKYEVCCDLFHGFDRSKWSTGTPQERLALLPAAQEHILAQENGKERLLQAARELSKAFALAVPHEEALRIRDDVAFLQAVAAALVKRAPGAPRTEEELDHAIRQIVSKAIAPEGVVDLFAAAGLKKPDISILSDEFLAEVRGMPQRNLAVELLRKLLEGEIKTRRRKNLVQARSFAEMLEQAIRRYQNRAIEAAQVIEELIGLARDMREANARGEKLGLSEEELAFYDALETNDSAVNVLGEPTLAQIARELVETVRRNVTIDWTLRETVRAQLRVQVKRILRKHGYPPDKQEKATQTVLEQAEVLSAEWAVA, encoded by the coding sequence ATGGTCGAGTCTGTTGGGCGTGCTCGCTTCCCCGACGAGATAGAAGTTGAGGAAATCGAGCGCAAGGGACGGCTCAAGACGAAATGGGCGCAGCTCGAAGCGGTGGTCGGCGCGGAAAAGCGGCTCAAGTTGATCGCGCGGGACATCGTGGAGCACTTCGAGCGGCGGTTGGAGGCGCTCGAGGGCAAGGCAATGATCGTCTGCATGAGCCGGCGCATCTGCGTCGAGCTCTACAACGAGATCGTGCTCCTGCGCCCCGAATGGCACCACGAGGACGACGACAAGGGCCAGATCAAGGTGGTCATGACCGGCTCGGCTGCCGATCCCACGGACTGGCAGCCGCACATCCGCGACAAACGCCGGCGCGAGGCGCTGGCCAACCGTTTCCGCGACCCGCGCGACCCGTTCCGCATCGTCATCGTGCGCGACATGTGGCTGACCGGCTTCGATTGCCCCAGCCTCCACACGATGTATGTGGACAAGCCGATGCGCGGGCACGGCCTGATGCAGGCCATCGCGCGGGTGAACCGCGTGTTCCGCGACAAGCCGGGCGGACTCGTGGTGGATTACCTCGGCCTGGCTCACGAACTGAAGGCCGCACTGGCCACCTACACGGAAAGCGGTGGCACGGGCCGCACTGCGTTGGATCAGAAAGAAGCCGTGGCCGTGATGCTGGAGAAATACGAGGTCTGCTGTGACCTATTCCATGGTTTCGACCGGTCGAAGTGGTCCACTGGAACGCCGCAAGAGCGGTTAGCGCTTTTGCCTGCGGCCCAGGAACACATCCTGGCGCAAGAAAACGGTAAAGAACGATTGCTTCAGGCCGCACGCGAGCTATCGAAGGCTTTTGCGCTGGCCGTGCCGCACGAGGAAGCGCTGCGCATCCGCGACGACGTGGCGTTTCTCCAAGCGGTAGCGGCGGCGCTAGTCAAGCGCGCGCCGGGTGCGCCGCGCACAGAGGAGGAGTTGGATCACGCCATCCGGCAGATCGTTTCCAAGGCCATCGCGCCCGAGGGCGTGGTGGATTTGTTCGCTGCCGCCGGGTTGAAGAAGCCGGATATTTCGATCCTCTCGGACGAGTTCCTGGCCGAAGTCCGTGGGATGCCGCAGCGCAACCTGGCGGTGGAACTTCTGCGCAAGCTCCTGGAAGGCGAGATCAAGACCCGCCGGCGCAAGAACCTGGTGCAGGCGCGGTCGTTTGCCGAGATGCTCGAGCAGGCGATTCGCCGCTACCAGAACCGCGCTATCGAAGCCGCGCAGGTGATTGAGGAGTTGATCGGCCTGGCTCGCGACATGCGCGAGGCCAACGCCCGCGGGGAGAAGCTCGGCTTGAGCGAGGAGGAGCTGGCGTTCTACGACGCACTGGAGACCAACGACAGCGCGGTCAATGTGCTCGGCGAGCCCACCCTGGCGCAGATTGCGCGGGAGCTGGTGGAGACCGTGCGCAGAAACGTCACCATTGACTGGACCTTGCGCGAGACCGTGCGCGCACAGTTGCGCGTGCAGGTCAAACGTATCCTTCGCAAACACGGCTACCCCCCAGACAAGCAGGAGAAAGCGACACAGACGGTGCTGGAGCAGGCGGAGGTGCTTTCGGCAGAATGGGCGGTGGCATAA
- a CDS encoding type I restriction-modification system subunit M, with the protein MSEHDQIRLGKTLWAIADQLRGAMNADDFRDYMLAFLFLRYLSDNYEEAAKRELGRDWPEPAPGERRSLLAVWYEKNPDDIPTFEEVMRRKVHYVIKPEYLWSSIAELARTQDAELLHTLQKGFKFIENESFGRSFQGLFSEINLDSDKLGRTYAQRNERLCAIIQRIAEGLAEFPQERDLLGDAYEYLIGQFAAGSGKKAGEFYTPQQISSILSGIVVLDAQDPASGRRAKLGRVLDFACGSGSLLLNVRRRMGRDGVGKLYGQEKNITTYNLARMNMLLHGLRDTEFEIFHGDTLTNEWPLLREENPAKKIEFDAVVANPPFSYRWEPSEALAEDFRFKGYGLAPKSAADFAFLLHGFHFLHREGTMAIIMPHGVLFRGNSEAKIRKKLLEDNHIDAVIGLPANLFYSTGIPVCILVLKKCKKFDDVLFINAAEHYQKGKRQNLLLPEHVDRIVETYQYRREEPHYSRRVSLEEIRQNEFNLNITRYVSTAKAEPEIDLQQVHQELAELTRKMEEARARHNAFLKELGLPELR; encoded by the coding sequence ATGAGCGAGCACGACCAGATCCGCCTGGGCAAGACGCTCTGGGCCATCGCCGACCAGCTGCGCGGCGCGATGAACGCCGACGACTTCCGCGACTACATGCTGGCCTTCCTCTTTTTGCGCTACCTCTCGGACAACTACGAGGAAGCCGCCAAACGGGAACTGGGAAGGGACTGGCCCGAGCCTGCCCCAGGCGAGCGGCGTTCGCTGCTGGCGGTGTGGTACGAAAAGAACCCGGACGACATCCCGACCTTCGAGGAGGTGATGCGCCGCAAGGTGCACTACGTCATCAAACCCGAATACCTCTGGAGCAGCATCGCCGAGCTGGCCCGCACCCAGGACGCCGAGCTGCTGCACACGCTGCAAAAAGGCTTCAAGTTCATCGAGAACGAGTCCTTTGGCCGCAGTTTCCAGGGGCTGTTCTCGGAGATCAACCTCGACTCGGACAAGCTCGGCAGAACCTACGCCCAGCGCAACGAACGCCTTTGCGCCATCATTCAGCGGATCGCCGAAGGCCTGGCGGAGTTTCCCCAGGAGCGCGACCTCTTGGGCGATGCCTACGAGTACCTGATCGGGCAGTTCGCCGCCGGGAGCGGCAAAAAGGCCGGCGAGTTCTACACCCCGCAGCAGATCTCGAGCATCCTCTCGGGCATCGTCGTTCTGGACGCCCAGGACCCCGCCAGCGGTCGGCGTGCGAAGCTGGGCAGGGTGCTGGATTTCGCCTGCGGCTCCGGCTCGCTGCTCCTCAACGTGCGCCGGCGGATGGGACGGGACGGCGTGGGCAAGCTCTACGGCCAGGAGAAGAACATCACCACCTACAACCTGGCCCGCATGAACATGCTGCTGCACGGGCTGCGCGATACCGAGTTCGAGATCTTCCACGGCGATACACTCACCAACGAATGGCCGCTCCTGCGCGAAGAGAATCCGGCCAAGAAGATCGAATTTGACGCGGTGGTGGCCAATCCTCCCTTTAGCTACCGCTGGGAGCCCAGCGAAGCCCTGGCGGAGGATTTCCGCTTCAAGGGGTACGGGCTGGCCCCCAAATCGGCGGCGGATTTTGCGTTCCTCCTGCACGGCTTCCACTTCCTGCACCGTGAGGGGACCATGGCCATCATCATGCCCCACGGTGTGCTCTTCCGCGGCAACAGCGAAGCCAAGATCCGAAAGAAACTGCTGGAGGACAACCACATCGACGCCGTCATCGGCCTGCCGGCGAACCTGTTCTACTCCACCGGCATCCCGGTCTGCATCCTGGTGCTCAAAAAGTGCAAGAAGTTCGACGACGTGCTGTTTATCAACGCGGCGGAACACTACCAGAAGGGCAAACGGCAGAACCTGCTGCTGCCCGAACACGTGGACAGGATCGTGGAGACATACCAGTACCGCAGGGAGGAGCCGCACTACTCCCGGCGGGTGAGCCTGGAGGAGATCAGGCAGAACGAGTTCAACCTCAACATCACCCGGTATGTCAGCACGGCTAAAGCAGAGCCGGAAATAGATTTACAGCAAGTTCATCAAGAGCTTGCTGAGTTGACCCGTAAGATGGAAGAGGCTCGCGCTCGGCATAATGCGTTTCTAAAAGAGCTCGGACTTCCGGAACTACGTTAG
- a CDS encoding restriction endonuclease subunit S — MPEQKKAVVPRLRFPEFRDAGPWEVKRLGEVVLIANGLSVVQNNEPPGIKVTRIETISDGFVNITKVGYIKSLDDIESYKLQVGDILFSHINSLDHIGKCAFVDQPFDLYHGMNLLRFQVHKRDNVPKFIYYVVCSEPFRSSIRSRANQAVNQASINQTEVGRSRIALPPFLEQQKIADCLSSLDEVIELEAKKLEALQAHKKGLMQQLFPREGETTPRLRFPEFRDAGPWENIQVSDFGTIVTGKTPSTSNPKYWNGRFAWVTPTDISNTKYIYTTDRLLTSEGVQLIGVLPENTVLITCIASIGKNAILKVPGSCNQQINAIIPNSNFNSDFIYYLFCKNQTILQNQAGTSATAIIPKSAFEKLYFHVPKLPEQQKIADCLSSLDELIELQAKQLEALQTHKKGLMQQLFPQEIDL; from the coding sequence ATGCCTGAGCAGAAGAAAGCTGTCGTCCCCCGCCTGCGCTTCCCCGAGTTTCGCGACGCGGGGCCGTGGGAGGTGAAGCGGTTGGGGGAGGTCGTGTTAATTGCTAATGGCCTCTCTGTGGTACAGAACAACGAACCGCCAGGCATAAAGGTAACTCGAATCGAGACCATTTCAGATGGTTTTGTTAACATAACAAAGGTTGGCTACATCAAGAGTTTAGATGACATTGAATCGTATAAGCTGCAGGTAGGCGACATTCTATTCAGCCATATCAATAGCCTGGACCATATCGGGAAGTGCGCCTTTGTAGATCAGCCTTTTGATCTATATCACGGCATGAACCTTCTGCGCTTCCAGGTTCACAAACGGGATAATGTGCCAAAATTTATCTACTACGTTGTTTGTAGCGAACCGTTCAGATCCTCGATTCGATCAAGGGCAAATCAAGCTGTAAACCAAGCGAGTATAAATCAAACCGAGGTTGGCAGATCGCGCATTGCCCTTCCGCCGTTCTTAGAACAACAAAAAATTGCCGACTGCCTGTCATCGCTGGATGAGGTGATTGAGCTGGAGGCGAAGAAGCTCGAGGCCCTCCAGGCCCACAAGAAAGGGCTGATGCAGCAGCTCTTCCCCCGCGAGGGCGAAACCACCCCCCGCCTGCGCTTCCCCGAGTTCCGCGACGCCGGGCCGTGGGAGAATATTCAAGTATCAGACTTTGGTACAATCGTCACCGGGAAGACTCCAAGCACATCTAACCCCAAATACTGGAACGGGCGATTTGCTTGGGTTACTCCCACTGATATATCTAATACAAAGTATATTTATACAACTGATAGGTTGCTGACCAGTGAGGGAGTTCAGCTAATAGGTGTCTTGCCGGAAAATACTGTTCTTATCACTTGTATTGCGAGCATTGGAAAAAATGCCATACTAAAAGTTCCTGGGTCATGCAATCAACAGATTAATGCAATTATCCCGAATAGTAACTTCAATTCTGACTTTATTTATTACCTTTTCTGCAAAAATCAAACAATACTACAGAATCAGGCAGGGACTTCTGCAACAGCTATAATTCCTAAGTCTGCATTTGAGAAACTCTATTTTCATGTCCCTAAGCTCCCCGAACAACAAAAAATCGCCGACTGCCTGTCGTCGCTGGACGAGCTGATCGAGCTTCAGGCGAAGCAGCTCGAGGCCCTCCAGACCCACAAGAAGGGCCTGATGCAGCAACTTTTCCCGCAGGAGATTGACCTATGA
- a CDS encoding type I restriction endonuclease subunit R: protein MTKTKEQQIEEILIEKLQGLGYTYRPDIRDCEALERNFREKFEALNQVKLTDAEFARLRDEMISPDVFACSERLRARNTFEREDGTPLHYQLVNLKDWCKNSFEVVSQLRINTHSSFHRYDVILLINGLPLVQIELKTLQVSPRRAMQQIVEYKQDPGNGYTNTLLCFVQLFIVSNRTTTWYFANNNAEHFRFDADERFLPIYQWATPDNKKVTHLDDFAEAVLAKCTLAEMISRYMVLIQTERRLVMMRPYQIYAVKAIVDCIQQNRGNGYIWHTTGSGKTLTSFKASTLLKDNPDVEKVLFVVDRKDLDRQTRDEFNRFQPGCVEENTNTETLVRRLLSDNYADKVIVTTIQKLGLALDADHRKEYRQRLEPLRDKRIVFIFDECHRSQFGEYHQAIREFFPRAQMFGFTGTPIFETNATYKTIEGQEARMVTTADVFGKQLHAYTITHAIDDGNVLRFHVDYYKPEGAPVKPGETLAKQKVVEAILEKHDAATNHRRFNALLATASIDDAIEYYRLFREIQARRQQEDPDFQPLNVACVFSPPANGNRDIAQLQEDLPQEQLDNRKDPDKKREALKEIIADYNARYGTNFSLDTFDLYYQDIQKRIKDQKYPNRDLPREQKIDLTIVVDMLLTGFDSQYLNTLYVDKNLKHHGLIQAFSRTNRVLNDSKPYGNILDFRAQKEAVDEAITLFSGEAGERAREIWLVDPAPVVVGKLAEAVEKLQAFMQSQGLECQPEEVANLKGDEGRAAFINHFKEVQRLRTQLDQYTDLDEATHTQIEEVLPTDTLRAFQGVYLDVAARLKAEQGKAADPADPVQQLDFEFVLFDSALIDYDYIMKLIERFSAKGPKKQKMTRDELIGLLRSNAKFLDEREEIIEYVNTLKEGEGLSEQQIREGYERFKTEKYARAVAEIAAKHGLAPEALQGFIDGILRRMIFDPDALTELMQPLGLSWKARAQKELELMEDLAPLLRKLAQGKEISGLEVYDHA from the coding sequence ATGACCAAGACCAAAGAACAACAAATCGAAGAGATACTCATCGAAAAGCTCCAGGGTCTAGGATACACCTACCGCCCCGACATTCGGGACTGCGAGGCGCTGGAGCGCAACTTCCGCGAGAAATTCGAGGCGCTCAATCAGGTCAAGCTCACCGATGCCGAGTTCGCCCGCCTGCGGGATGAAATGATCTCCCCCGACGTCTTCGCCTGTTCGGAGCGGCTGCGTGCACGCAACACCTTCGAGCGCGAGGACGGCACCCCGCTGCATTACCAGCTGGTGAACCTCAAGGATTGGTGCAAGAACAGCTTCGAGGTGGTGAGCCAGCTGCGCATCAACACCCACTCGAGCTTTCACCGCTACGACGTGATCTTGCTCATCAACGGCCTGCCCCTGGTGCAGATCGAGCTCAAGACCCTCCAGGTCAGCCCCCGCCGGGCCATGCAGCAGATCGTCGAATACAAGCAGGACCCGGGCAACGGCTATACCAACACCCTGCTTTGCTTTGTGCAGCTCTTTATCGTCAGCAACCGCACGACTACCTGGTACTTCGCCAACAACAACGCCGAACACTTCCGCTTCGACGCCGATGAGCGCTTTCTGCCCATCTACCAATGGGCTACGCCGGACAACAAAAAAGTGACCCACCTCGACGATTTCGCCGAGGCCGTGCTGGCCAAATGCACCCTCGCCGAGATGATCAGCCGCTACATGGTGCTCATCCAGACCGAGCGCCGGCTCGTGATGATGCGCCCGTATCAGATCTATGCGGTCAAGGCCATCGTCGATTGCATCCAGCAAAACCGCGGCAACGGCTACATCTGGCACACCACCGGCTCGGGCAAGACGCTGACCTCGTTCAAGGCCTCGACCCTGCTCAAAGACAACCCCGACGTCGAAAAGGTGCTCTTTGTCGTGGACCGCAAGGACCTCGACCGCCAGACCCGCGATGAATTCAACCGATTTCAGCCGGGTTGCGTCGAGGAGAACACCAACACCGAAACGCTGGTGAGGCGCCTCCTCTCGGACAACTACGCCGACAAGGTGATCGTGACTACCATCCAGAAGCTGGGCCTGGCGCTGGATGCCGACCACCGCAAGGAATACCGTCAGCGCCTCGAGCCCCTACGGGATAAGCGCATCGTGTTCATTTTCGACGAGTGCCACCGCTCCCAGTTCGGCGAATACCACCAGGCCATTCGCGAGTTCTTCCCGAGAGCCCAGATGTTTGGCTTTACCGGCACCCCCATCTTCGAGACCAACGCCACCTACAAGACCATCGAAGGCCAGGAAGCCCGCATGGTCACCACCGCCGACGTCTTCGGCAAACAGCTCCACGCCTACACCATCACCCACGCCATCGACGACGGCAACGTGCTGCGCTTTCACGTGGACTACTACAAACCCGAGGGCGCGCCCGTAAAGCCCGGCGAAACGCTCGCCAAGCAAAAGGTGGTCGAGGCCATCCTGGAAAAGCACGACGCCGCGACGAATCACCGCCGGTTCAATGCGCTGCTTGCCACCGCCAGCATCGACGACGCCATCGAGTACTACCGGCTCTTTCGGGAGATCCAGGCCCGCCGGCAGCAGGAAGACCCCGACTTCCAGCCCCTGAACGTGGCCTGCGTCTTCTCCCCCCCCGCCAATGGCAACCGCGACATCGCCCAGCTGCAAGAGGACCTGCCCCAGGAGCAGCTCGACAACCGCAAAGATCCAGACAAGAAACGGGAAGCGCTCAAGGAGATCATCGCCGACTACAACGCCCGCTACGGCACCAACTTTTCTTTGGATACCTTCGACCTCTATTACCAGGACATCCAAAAGCGCATCAAAGACCAGAAGTACCCCAACCGCGACCTGCCGCGCGAGCAGAAGATCGATCTCACCATCGTGGTGGACATGCTGCTGACCGGCTTCGATTCGCAGTATTTGAACACGCTGTACGTAGATAAGAACCTCAAGCACCACGGCCTGATTCAGGCCTTTTCGCGCACCAACCGGGTGCTCAACGACTCCAAGCCCTACGGCAACATTCTCGACTTCCGCGCCCAGAAGGAGGCCGTGGACGAGGCCATCACGCTCTTTTCCGGCGAGGCCGGCGAGCGGGCCCGCGAGATCTGGCTCGTGGACCCGGCCCCGGTGGTGGTGGGCAAGCTCGCCGAGGCGGTAGAGAAGCTCCAGGCGTTCATGCAATCCCAAGGGCTGGAGTGCCAACCCGAGGAGGTGGCCAACCTCAAGGGCGACGAGGGCCGCGCGGCCTTCATCAACCACTTCAAGGAGGTGCAGCGCCTGCGCACCCAGCTCGACCAGTACACCGACCTGGACGAAGCCACCCATACCCAGATCGAGGAAGTTCTGCCCACCGATACCTTGCGCGCCTTCCAAGGGGTTTACCTGGATGTGGCCGCCCGACTCAAAGCCGAGCAGGGCAAGGCTGCGGACCCCGCTGACCCCGTTCAGCAGCTCGATTTCGAGTTTGTGCTCTTCGACTCAGCCCTCATCGACTACGACTACATCATGAAGCTCATCGAGCGCTTCAGCGCCAAGGGACCCAAGAAGCAGAAGATGACCCGCGACGAGCTCATCGGTCTCCTGCGCAGCAACGCCAAGTTCCTCGATGAACGCGAGGAGATCATCGAGTATGTGAACACCCTGAAGGAGGGCGAGGGCCTCAGCGAGCAGCAGATCCGCGAGGGCTACGAGCGCTTCAAGACCGAAAAATACGCGCGAGCCGTGGCCGAGATCGCCGCCAAGCACGGCCTGGCACCCGAGGCGCTCCAGGGCTTCATCGACGGCATCCTGCGCCGCATGATCTTCGACCCCGACGCCCTCACCGAGCTGATGCAGCCCCTCGGCCTCTCCTGGAAGGCGCGGGCGCAAAAAGAGCTGGAGCTGATGGAAGACCTTGCACCACTCCTCAGGAAGCTCGCCCAGGGCAAAGAGATCTCAGGACTGGAGGTGTATGACCATGCCTGA